A genomic region of Prionailurus bengalensis isolate Pbe53 chromosome D1, Fcat_Pben_1.1_paternal_pri, whole genome shotgun sequence contains the following coding sequences:
- the LOC122483174 gene encoding S-phase kinase-associated protein 1 yields the protein MPSIKLQSSDGEIFEVDVEIAKQSVTIKTMLEDLGMDDEGDDDPVPLPNVNAAILKKVIQWCTHHKDDPPPPEDDENKEKRTDDIPVWDQEFLKVDQGTLFELILAANYLDIKGLLDVTCKTVANMIKGKTPEEIRKTFNIKNDFTEEEEAQVRKENQWCEEK from the coding sequence ATGCCTTCAATTAAGTTGCAGAGTTCTGATGGAGAGATATTTGAAGTTGATGTTGAAATTGCCAAACAGTCTGTGACTATCAAGACCATGTTGGAAGATTTGGGAATGGATGACGAAGGAGATGATGACCCAGTTCCTCTACCAAATGTTAATGCAGCAATATTAAAAAAGGTCATTCAATGGTGCACCCACCACAAGGATGACCCCCCTCCTCCTGAGGATGATGAGAACAAAGAAAAGCGAACAGATGATATCCCTGTTTGGGACCAAGAATTCCTGAAAGTTGACCAAGGAACACTTTTTGAACTTATTCTGGCTGCAAACTACTTAGACATTAAAGGTTTGCTTGATGTTACATGCAAGACTGTTGCCAATATGATCAAGGGGAAAACTCCTGAGGAGATTCGCAAGACCTTCAATATCAAAAATGATTTTACTGAAGAAGAGGAAGCCCAGGTACGCAAAGAGAACCAGTGGTGTGAAGAGAAGTGA